A DNA window from Blastocatellia bacterium contains the following coding sequences:
- a CDS encoding aldehyde dehydrogenase family protein: protein MSSDKASQSVEQARELVERASQAQKTLATFSQEKIDGIVAAMARAALADAYRLGEMAHLETGFGVAADKAIKNRFSAEQIYNFIKPMRTVGILKQTETIVEVASPRGVVAAIIPSTNPTSTAIFKILVSVKARDAVVLSPHPSAANSINETAQVMRAAGEAAGLPPGAISCMTVATIEGTQELMKHKRTAVILATGGIGLVRAAYSSGKPAFGVGPGNVPAMIERSANVTKAVKDILTGKTFDNGTICSSEQAIVTERAVEAQVRERLLAEGAYFLNAEEKAALARVVATATNTLNPKIVGRSVKAIAEMAGLRVPDGTRVLICELDGVGRDHPLSMEKLSPILAYYVVDNLEQGSERCAQILRYGGMGHTASVHTGSREAAKEYGIRMPVSRVIVNSPSTHGAIGFTTDLEPSMTLGCGSWGGNVTSDNISPRHLMDVKRIAFETKPINQPAATERAAARPAQPLTVDRAAIASLVDRFLAERHAPAHTPAHTHATPPPVPSALPVPPPPAAPSGGQWAASRQAGLPEPPAPPPPPPQATPPVAASGNGAVKPAVYDFVCEDDVRRAITAREKIHVNARTIITPAARDLGEEHEIFARG from the coding sequence ATGAGTAGCGACAAGGCATCGCAATCGGTCGAGCAGGCGCGCGAGCTGGTCGAGCGGGCTTCGCAAGCGCAAAAGACGCTGGCCACGTTTTCGCAGGAGAAGATTGATGGCATCGTCGCGGCGATGGCGCGGGCGGCGCTCGCCGACGCGTATCGGCTCGGCGAGATGGCACACCTCGAAACCGGCTTCGGCGTCGCTGCCGACAAGGCGATCAAGAATCGCTTCTCCGCCGAGCAAATTTACAACTTCATCAAGCCGATGCGCACCGTCGGCATTCTCAAGCAGACCGAAACGATTGTCGAAGTCGCTTCGCCGCGCGGCGTCGTCGCTGCCATCATCCCTTCGACCAATCCGACCTCAACGGCCATCTTCAAAATCCTGGTGTCGGTCAAAGCGCGTGACGCGGTCGTCTTAAGCCCGCACCCTTCGGCGGCCAACTCGATCAACGAAACGGCGCAAGTCATGCGCGCCGCCGGCGAAGCCGCGGGACTGCCGCCCGGCGCGATTTCCTGCATGACGGTGGCGACCATCGAAGGCACACAGGAGTTGATGAAGCACAAGCGCACGGCGGTGATCCTGGCGACCGGCGGCATCGGCCTGGTGCGCGCGGCTTACTCGTCGGGCAAGCCGGCGTTCGGCGTCGGCCCCGGCAACGTGCCGGCCATGATCGAGCGCTCGGCCAATGTCACCAAAGCGGTTAAAGATATTCTCACCGGCAAGACGTTCGACAACGGCACCATCTGTTCGTCGGAGCAGGCGATTGTCACCGAGCGCGCGGTTGAAGCGCAGGTGCGCGAACGCCTGCTTGCCGAGGGCGCGTACTTCTTAAACGCCGAAGAGAAGGCGGCGCTGGCCAGAGTCGTGGCGACTGCGACCAACACGCTCAACCCGAAGATCGTAGGCCGCAGCGTCAAGGCGATTGCCGAGATGGCCGGCCTCCGTGTGCCCGACGGAACACGCGTGCTGATCTGCGAGCTGGACGGCGTCGGGCGCGATCACCCGCTGTCGATGGAGAAGCTGTCGCCGATCCTCGCCTACTACGTCGTTGATAACCTGGAGCAAGGCAGCGAGCGTTGCGCGCAGATCCTGCGCTATGGCGGTATGGGACACACGGCTTCGGTTCACACAGGCAGCCGCGAGGCGGCCAAAGAATACGGCATCCGCATGCCTGTGTCGCGCGTCATCGTCAACAGCCCGTCCACGCATGGCGCCATTGGCTTTACGACCGACCTTGAGCCTTCGATGACCCTGGGGTGCGGCTCGTGGGGTGGCAACGTCACTTCCGACAACATCTCGCCGCGCCACTTGATGGACGTCAAGCGCATCGCGTTTGAGACCAAGCCGATCAATCAACCGGCAGCCACCGAGCGCGCGGCGGCGCGGCCCGCACAGCCTTTGACAGTTGATCGCGCCGCCATCGCTTCGCTGGTAGATCGCTTTCTTGCCGAGCGCCACGCGCCGGCTCACACCCCGGCTCACACGCATGCGACGCCGCCGCCCGTGCCGTCTGCGTTGCCTGTGCCGCCACCACCGGCCGCGCCGTCAGGCGGCCAGTGGGCCGCATCACGTCAGGCAGGTCTGCCTGAGCCGCCCGCGCCGCCGCCGCCGCCACCACAGGCCACGCCTCCCGTCGCCGCGTCAGGCAATGGCGCGGTCAAGCCGGCAGTTTACGACTTTGTTTGCGAAGACGACGTGCGCCGCGCCATCACCGCGCGTGAAAAGATACACGTCAACGCCCGGACGATCATCACGCCGGCAGCCCGTGACCTCGGCGAAGAGCATGAAATTTTCGCCCGCGGCTAA
- a CDS encoding TIGR03557 family F420-dependent LLM class oxidoreductase produces MLEIGYALSSEEHTANDLIRNARRAEESGFTFALISDHFHPWIDKQGQSPFVWNVIGGISQVTEKLRLGTGVTCPTFRIHPAIIAQAAATSAAMMPGRFFLGVGTGEALNEHILGDKWPPHDERDERLEEAVELIRLLWEGEEVSFRGDFYDVENARIYTLPDEPPPIIYAASGPKAAQTAGRIADGLVSTAPEKEIVQKFEEAGGQGKPKYGQLTVCWAQDEEQAVRTAYEWWPNAAVRGELSQELPTPKFFEQAAKMVREEDVAEAITCGPEAERHLEKIREFADAGFDHVYVHQVGPDQEGFMKFYEQEIIPKIAGLSRRTSTSSGK; encoded by the coding sequence ATGCTGGAAATCGGATATGCATTGTCGAGCGAAGAGCATACTGCCAACGACCTGATCCGTAATGCGCGCCGCGCCGAAGAATCGGGCTTTACCTTCGCGCTGATCTCGGATCACTTTCACCCGTGGATAGACAAGCAGGGCCAGAGCCCTTTCGTCTGGAATGTGATTGGCGGCATCAGTCAGGTCACCGAAAAGCTGCGGCTGGGAACCGGCGTAACCTGCCCGACGTTTCGCATTCACCCGGCGATCATCGCCCAGGCAGCGGCGACCTCGGCGGCCATGATGCCGGGCCGCTTCTTTCTCGGCGTCGGCACCGGCGAAGCGCTCAACGAGCACATTCTCGGCGACAAGTGGCCGCCACACGATGAGCGCGACGAGCGTCTCGAAGAGGCCGTCGAGTTGATCCGCCTGCTCTGGGAAGGCGAAGAGGTCAGCTTCCGCGGTGACTTCTACGATGTCGAAAACGCGCGCATCTACACGCTGCCCGACGAGCCGCCGCCGATCATCTATGCCGCCTCGGGGCCGAAAGCGGCGCAGACCGCCGGGCGCATCGCCGACGGGCTGGTCAGCACCGCGCCCGAAAAAGAGATCGTGCAAAAGTTTGAAGAGGCCGGCGGCCAGGGTAAGCCGAAGTATGGCCAATTGACCGTCTGCTGGGCGCAGGATGAAGAGCAGGCCGTCCGCACGGCTTACGAGTGGTGGCCGAATGCCGCCGTGCGCGGCGAGCTGTCTCAGGAACTACCGACACCGAAGTTCTTCGAGCAGGCGGCGAAGATGGTCAGGGAAGAAGATGTCGCCGAGGCCATCACCTGCGGCCCCGAAGCCGAGCGCCACCTGGAGAAGATTCGGGAGTTCGCCGACGCCGGCTTTGATCACGTCTATGTGCATCAGGTCGGCCCGGATCAAGAGGGCTTCATGAAGTTTTACGAACAGGAGATCATCCCGAAGATCGCCGGGCTATCGCGCCGCACTTCAACCAGCAGCGGCAAGTAA